One Coregonus clupeaformis isolate EN_2021a chromosome 33, ASM2061545v1, whole genome shotgun sequence DNA window includes the following coding sequences:
- the LOC121548716 gene encoding glycerophosphocholine phosphodiesterase GPCPD1 isoform X2: METTQVTLTVRGDTSPGEVIAVVGSCEALGGWCHQRAVILQPAEHDGTLWKRIISVPRGAVSTYRYFKGHFLESKSAGGPCQVIVTKWETHQQPRLMSPTESHLDIDSGQFGFNNGLQCVDSGWLTCQTEIRLRLHYSKTSPVSITKKKYKKSRFRIKLTLEGVEEEEEEDEEQEQSAVAWHKMTTTLETSMISGDGYKSRHSQPECGYALEASQWTEYIIHTMDPDNLELTFDFFEEDMGEHVVPGDAHPGTVGTACLLSSFFVESGKDTGVVTLPIMKRNSRQTLGKVRVDYLVIRPIEGLQCDMSSSFTKYWRKRSAPLDVGHRGAGSTHAAKHTKVRENTIASFKSAANHGAAYVEFDVHLSKDCVPIVYHDLTCCISTKKKGDKHSLELFEVPVKDLTYNQLQQLKLGHASSLKVNDHKDDDEEEEVDEHQPFPSFSQIFQAVPENVGFNIELKWVCQMKDGSWEGNLSSYFNMNLFLDIILTCVLQRAGKRRIVFSCFDPDVCTMVRQKQNKYPILFLTQGISEKYPELMDIRCRTTQIAMSFAQSENLLGISAHTEELLQNLEHIREAQSKGLVVFCWGDLNNDHDNRTKLREQGIDGLIYDRICESWWPNHVIDSHPTGSPDARSVTTRSSSRTSSK; this comes from the exons ATGGAGACAACTCAAGTGACTTTGACAGTTAGGGGAGACACATCCCCAG GTGAGGTGATAGCTGTGGTTGGTAGCTGTGAAGCTTTAGGAGGCTGGTGCCATCAGAGAGCGGTGATCCTACAACCTGCTGAACACGATGG CACATTGTGGAAGAGGATCATCAGTGTGCCCAGAGGTGCTGTGTCAACCTATCGCTATTTCAAAGGACACTTCCTGGAGTCAAAG AGTGCAGGTGGTCCCTGTCAGGTGATAGTCACTAAGTGGGAGACCCATCAGCAGCCACGCCTGATGAGCCCCACAG AATCACACCTTGATATTGACAGTGGCCAATTTGGATTCAACA ATGGCTTACAGTGTGTGGACTCTGGGTGGCTGACGTGCCAGACAGAAATCCGTTTGCGTCTGCACTACTCAAAGACGTCTCCTGTATCCATTACCAAGAAGAAATATAAGAAGTCTCGTTTCAG GATCAAGCTGACACTGGAAGGtgtagaagaggaggaggaggaggatgaagagcaGGAGCAGAGCGCGGTGGCGTGGCACAAGATGACCACCACGCTGGAGACCAGTATGATCAGTGGAGATGGATACAAGTCCCGCCACTCCCAGCCTGAGTGTGGCTACGCCCTGGAGGCCTCACAGTGGACAGAGTACATCATCCACACCATGGACCCTGACAACCTAGAACTCACCTTCGACTTCTTTGAG GAGGACATGGGTGAGCATGTGGTGCCAGGGGATGCCCACCCGGGGACCGTGGGTACGGCCTGCCTTCTCTCCTCATTCTTTGTGGAAAGTGGCAAGGACACGGGTGTGGTCACTCTGCCCATCATGAAACGCAACTCCAGACAGACCCTGGGCAAAGTCAGAG TGGACTACCTGGTGATCCGTCCTATCGAGGGACTGCAGTGTGACATGAGCTCCTCCTTCACAAAGTACTGGAGGAAGAGGAGTGCCCCCCTGGACGTAGGCCACAGAGGGGCTGGCAGCACACACGCAGCCaa ACATACCAAAGTTAGGGAGAACACCATTGCCTCGTTTAAAAGTGCTGCCAATCAT GGGGCTGCCTATGTAGAGTTTGACGTCCATCTCTCCAAGGACTGTGTCCCCATCGTGTACCACGATCTCACTTGCTGCATCTCCACTAAGAAG AAAGGAGACAAGCACTCTCTGGAGCTGTTTGAAGTTCCAGTCAAAGACCTCACATACAACCAGCTACAACAGCTCAAG TTGGGCCATGCTTCTTCCTTGAAGGTGAACGACCACAAAG atgatgatgaagaggaagaggTTGACGAGCATCAGCCCTTCCCTTCATTCTCACAG ATATTCCAAGCAGTGCCTGAAAATGTGGGCTTCAACATCGAGCTGAAGTGGGTTTGTCAGATGAAG GATGGTTCGTGGGAAGGAAACCTGTCATCCTACTTCAACATGAACCTGTTCCTGGACATCATACTGACCTGTGTGCTGCAGAGAGCCGGCAAGAGACGCATCGTCTTCTCCTGCTTCGACCCTGACGTCTGCACCAT GGTTCGTCAGAAGCAGAACAAGTACCCCATCCTGTTCTTGACCCAGGGCATCTCTGAGAAATACCCTGAGCTCATGGACATCCGCTGTCGCACCACACAGATCGCCATGAGCTTCGCACAGAGCGAAAACCTCCTG GGTATTAGTGCCCACACTGAGGAGCTCCTTCAGAACCTGGAGCACATCCGAGAGGCCCAGTCTAAAGGCCTGGTGGTGTTCTGCTGGGGAGACCTCAACAACGACCACGACAACAGGACCAAGCTACGGGAACAGGGCATCGATGGACTCATCTACGACAG